Proteins encoded together in one Triticum dicoccoides isolate Atlit2015 ecotype Zavitan chromosome 7B, WEW_v2.0, whole genome shotgun sequence window:
- the LOC119341164 gene encoding histone H3.2, whose translation MARTKQTARKSTGGKAPRKQLATKAARKSAPATGGVKKPHRFRPGTVALREIRKYQKSTELLIRKLPFQRLVREIAQDFKTDLRFQSSAVSALQEAAEAYLVGLFEDTNLCAIHAKRVTIMPKDIQLARRIRGERA comes from the coding sequence ATGGCCCGCACGAAGCAGACGGCGCGCAAGTCCACCGGCGGCAAGGCGCCGAGGAAGCAGCTGGCCACCAAGGCTGCTCGCAAGTCGGCCCCGGCCACCGGCGGCGTGAAGAAGCCCCACCGCTTCCGCCCCGGCACCGTGGCGCTCCGGGAGATCCGCAAGTACCAGAAGAGCACGGAGCTGCTCATCCGCAAGCTCCCCTTCCAGCGCCTCGTCCGGGAGATCGCCCAGGACTTCAAGACCGACCTCCGCTTCCAGTCCTCCGCCGTCTCCGCGCTCCAGGAGGCCGCCGAGGCGTACCTCGTCGGGCTGTTCGAGGACACCAACCTGTGCGCCATCCACGCCAAGCGCGTCACcatcatgcccaaggacatccagCTCGCCCGCCGCATCCGTGGGGAGAGGGCCTAG